The Periplaneta americana isolate PAMFEO1 chromosome 16, P.americana_PAMFEO1_priV1, whole genome shotgun sequence genome segment GCATGAAAATATGTTATGCAGGAAATTCATAGTTTTGtagattataggcctatacagtggtGAGGTTGGAATTGTTTCGTCACAAAGAGTGCTGATACACTTAGACGAAAAAGGTGTGttatattttcaaaagaaaaaaagttttgtgtaATGTCCAAGAAGTGTAGCCTATGAAGTTATAAAGGCATTATCCAGTGATTTAACAAGTGTAATAAACAGTCATGAGAATTTGTATATAATTTGGTTGCTGAAATCTTAAGAATGCGATTTTGTGTTTTGTGCAGGACGCCATGAAGCGTTCCTGTGTTGGCATCTGGTCCTGCAAGAGGTGCAAGCGCACTGTCGCTGGTGGAGCCTGGGTGTACAGCACAACGGCAGCAGCTTCTGTTAGGTCGGCAGTGCGGCGTCTGCGTGAAGTCAAGGAACAGTAATCTGGTTTtcttattgtaaaatataaaataaaaatttaattatttatgacgTTTACTTTATTTGCTTATCATTCCCTGACGATTTATTAGCTAGCCTAGGAATGTTTAAAATCTAGATAATTCGGATAACATATAGGATTATTCAGAAGCTGGCGATGTGTGAAATCTGCGAATCTTTGTTAAAAATAAGACTgacataaaattacataatttcggTAAAAACGTAATACAGcaaacgctaagctccgcccacgacccctttccacttttcccctactagctcaccagacactctacgtgataggcgagtgttttgtcgaatgcacatttcatgtgggtggggataacttcccctactggcattcGCCGTATTATGTTTTCGCCATAATTTCATTCACAAGAAAAGGTGACATAATAGTTTTCagtttcatttccgttgctttggcATCATTTAAATAGAAATGTAATAAATCAAAGTTCTTTCGTGTTATATTTCTAATAGCAAATTAAATttctcaaaaagtttttttttttccaattgcaaATCTAAGACTGATCTTTATGGTGTTATGAATGCATTTGTAAATTTGCAAGCTCTAAGaatatttctccgttccattactctttcatcgtatgatgacgcagaatatctgcatggaactatcatatgtacttcggtacattaaaataatatatatgatatgcgtaaatcacttcgtgatttaagactgcgcttattccgtcggatcccggccaac includes the following:
- the RpL37A gene encoding large ribosomal subunit protein eL43 isoform X1 — protein: MAKRTKKVGITGKYGTRYGASLRKMVKKMEITQHSKYTCTFCGKDAMKRSCVGIWSCKRCKRTVAGGAWVYSTTAAASVRSAVRRLREVKEQ